ATAAGCTAATAAGCTTTCGCCCGGAAACAACCTTATTTTCTCTATCTGCTTCGTCGAAGTCGGAAGGAGATCCTTTTTTATCGGTATGCCATTACTGCTTGAATACCTTCACTTCGGTTAGCTTTGCTTGACTAATCGATGGAACACCTATCTTTCTACTCTTTCTTTCTCGTCTGAAGGCACAGGCAGGCCTATGATCGATCAATGTGAACTACATCGGTCGGTTGAGGGACGGGACCGGGAGCAGCAGTAGGAGAAGCGATAAGCCATAATATAAGAGAAGCTCTTCGAGCTTTCTTCGCATGCTTGAGCGCATTCCCTTTCTATTAGTAAGGTTGTCAAATTTTCTTTAGTTCATTTATGACTATAATATAAATAATAGGGGTAGAGGGGCGCTAACGAGCAAGAAAACGGATGCGCTAAGGTACAACTTCGTGCAGCTGCTACGCCCTTGCTTCTTGCCTTATCATTCTCATTACGACGTTATTCTCTCTGTGTGTGCGCACAGAATGAAGGAGCAGAAAGAGAAAATACCTGCATGGTGGAGCATTGACAACACTGAACGGCGACGAACCCCATCGGCATCCTTCGGGCGCCGGCGATTGGTCCGTCAAAGGTATTGGAGAATAGTGATAAATCGAATTGGCGGGAAAAAAAATGAGACTTCAAAATTTTGGctttggaaaaggaaaaaaaaaaagaattaggaCCTCCGCCAAAATATTTGGGTTCACTCCCGTGGTtgaaagtaaaattattttttaataattaagtACTAAAGTACTAAAGAGAGCGGTACTAGATACCGAATGGATAACCAAATCAACATCACCtgctcaacaataacaacaaattcaGTATAATCCCGTAAGTGAGGTGTGGAAGAGTAGTGTATATGCAAACCTTACCTCTACCTGGTGAAGATAGAGAGGTTATTCTCGATAGATCCCCGTGTCAAGAAAAGGTAAAAaaagaagcaacaacaacaaacaattaCAGCAACAGAAAAGTACGATAACTGAAGCGATCGAAATAACATGTATGATGAGAAAtctaagaataaaaaaaaatataagaataatACTAATACTACTGGTAAGGAAAGGAGAAACTCTCAACTACTTATTAACCGtttaccctaattctcgaccttcACACCCTCCTATCAAAAGTTATATGCTCAATAAGTTGAAGATGCACCATGTCCTGTCTAATCACCATTATTCCGTTGCCTAGCATAAAgcaataaaattattaaaatgcgATAAAACATTATGAAATGGAATGGATACCTTATGTCTCATAAACAAATTGTCCATATTAGGAGGATAAGCTTTTGGAACAGATTTTTTTCTTTCACAAGTAAGATTTAAAACTTACGAAAAAAATCCTTATATTCCTTAACTAAATAATAtcattataaataaattaaagatcATCCCAATGAAAAATATACCTTTCATAAACTTAATGCTTGAGATATGAAATAAACTACTACTGCTATCTTTTTGAGGAAGTAGGGAAGGGGAAAACATCAATTAAAATCTTAAGATTGTATTACTTATTAAAAATGTTGCAGATGATAGTACAAATAAGGTGAGGAataatgttttttaaaaaaattatactttcacaatgaaaaaatatatatgtatcttGATTATGTGAATTATGCAATTAAGTTTCAATACAAATTACATGCTATATTTAGTGATTAATTATATGTTAAAATCGTGTTGTTTCCTATATCATAGTTCTCACAACTACAAATAACTCATCGAATATATATGATGAATAATGATGGTGGAAATAGTATGAATTTATATAACTCTTCAATTTGAAATAGGTGAAATCATTTACATCCCCCaagtttgctttaaaaattaaattcatcATCCAACTTTGAATAATTATCATTCTACTCCTCATATCAAAGGTGACTTCTTAAAATGCCAATTTTACCCTCTAcaatttttttctcttatttttattctaattatatttttttatttttaatttatggtATCGACTTACCTATAGATAAATTAAAAAAACTTTTATCGAAACCAAAAAAAAGTGAGAAGTGGTAGTCAAGCATATAAGTTATTGATGTTCAAAAGTTAAATAAATGAGAAAATAAAAAGTTGCAATTAATAATTTACTCGTATCAGTAATATTATTAAtaacaatcaaaactcaatttatttacaaaatttagAATAAAAGAGAGTGAAAATGTTATAAATTATACAATACaggtaataaaaaaataatgggCGTAAAATAGAGgataattttataataaatttGCAAACATTATCTATTTACACTTAACATGAACtttaattataatttaaaaaaactctagtaataacaatcaaaacacaaaaatttaTATACACATAGAGTATAATAAAAATAGTGGAACTTAAAATCTCACACCACACATACCGACATACATTATATGCATTTTAATAtacataatattaaaataataataataataaagtagcAATATATTTGGTAACaaattcataatataattattttatttataatgttAGTGAACTTAGATTAAATTATATagtaatatataatatttttaactTATGAATAAATACCTGCAttaaaaaatatctaaataatataaaaaaaatgtattACATACATGGAGAATTGAAAATGTCAAGGGTAAAATAGATATTGCATaggatgaaaatgataattgtaCAAAGTTGGAGGATGAGTTTGATCCTTAAAGTAAACTTGGGGGATGTAAATAATTTTTCATAACAGGAAAAACAATAATTCCTTCCATAATAGGAATGCCGCATTATGAGAttgtaaattttaattttaaagacATACTCTAAATGTATGTACTCAAATTTGATCAGAACACTTACAATGGAAAATCAAATTGGGCGACGCGCGTCTTACATGTAATCATGTTTGAAGTCCAATGTAATTCTAAATCTCGCATGACTTGTCCTTTTTAATTGGTTTAGAATTAGAATTTTAATTTCCTTTTAAGATATACATAACTTGTCCTGATTATATAATAACACGGATATTACCACATTACATACGACATGAAAAGGAAGGCATAGTCCTACTAAAATTAGAAGTGTGTAAGAAGGGTAATGTCATACAATGAAGAATAATCCTAATCCGACTAGTTTTCGATCTCGGTTTTTGATACATCTATATATACCCTTCTCTACCCACGCCTAAGGACACCATCTCAAACACGtaatctttctttctttgttctgCATAGTATTTTCTTTGATCAATATCTTCATGGCTGGTGGAAACTTTATCCCCGGCGGTGGCGGAGACAATCCAGATGAGTATCCAGGGAAGCTAACATTGTACGTAGCCATGACTTGTATCATGGCAGCCATGGGAGGGTTGATCTTTGGCTACGACATTGGAATTTCAGGTGGAGTTACTTCCATGGATCCTTTTCTCAAACGCTTCTTCATGTCTGTTTACCAAAAAGAGGCTTTGAACACCTCGACCAACCAATACTGTAAGTTCGACAGCCAGTTGTTGACCCTTTTCACGTCTTCTCTCTACGTGGCTGCCCTGTTTGCGTCCATTGTTGCTTCTCATGTTAGTAAAAAACGTGGCAGAAAAGTTACTATGGCCCTTGGAGGTCTCTTTTTCTTGATAGGCGCCGTCCTCAACGCTGCTGCTATCCATATTAGTATGCTCATCTTGGGTCGTATTCTTTTGGGGATTGGTGTCGGATTTGCTAATCAATCTGTCCCTATTTATTTGTCAGAAGTTGCTCCCTACAAATACAGAGGGACTTTCAACGTGTTATTCCAAATGGCCATCACCATTGGGATTCTGATAGCGAATTTGGTCAACTTTGGAACTAGCAAAATGTCTGGCGGTTGGGGTTGGAGGGTTAGCTTAGGAGGTGCAGCCGTGCCAGCACTAGTCATCCTGGTTTCCTCAATGTTTCTCTCTGATAGTCCGAGTTCGTTGATAGACAGGGGAATGAAAGAGGAGGCAGAACAATTGTTGAAAAAGATAAGAGGAGTTGATAATGTGAATGCTGAATTTAATGACCTTGTTATGGCGAGTGAAGCATCCAAGAAAGTAGAAAGGCCATGGAATAATCTTTTATTCGTCCGAAAGTATAGACCGCAGTTGGTTTTGTCAATTCTGATACCATCACTCCAGCAGCTTACGGGAATCAACGTGGTCATGTTCTATGCTCCAGTACTTTTCCAAACATTAGGGTTTAAGAGTAACGCTTCGCTTATGTCAGCTGCTATCACTGGCGGTGTCAACGTGGGTGCAACTTTTATTTCAGTCTTTTGTACGGATAAGTTTGGGAGGAGAATACTCTTTTTCTGGGGTGGCATCTTCATGTGTATATTCCAAACAGCAGTGGCAGCTCTTATTGGGGCAAAATTCGGAACAACAGGGAATGCAGCAGATTTGCCACTTTGGTTTGCAGCTTTAGTGGTTGTCTGCATCTGTGTATTCGTTGCTAACTTTGCATATTCATGGGGTCCTTTAGGATGGTTGGTTCCGAGTGAGATTTCTCCATTGGAAGTTCGATCTGCAGCACAATGTGTTACTGTCTCCATGAACATGTTTTTCACTTTCGGAGTTGCACAAATTTTCTTGAAGATGCTATGTGGGATGAAGTTTGGTCTATTTATCTTCTTTGCGGTCTTTGTGTTAATAATGACTGTGTTTGTCTACTTGTACGTGCCCGAAACAAAGAATATACCAATTGAAGAGATGTCTCAAGTTTGGAGAGAGCATTGGTACTGGAACAAGTTCGTGGATGATGCAGAACCAAAGCCACAAGGGAATGGCTTAAAGCCCGCAAAGGAGATAGTCTAAAGTAGGATTGGCACAATGATGAAAATAGTTCATCTGTATAGTTTTAAGTTTTACTGTTTTCTATCTTTACTTTCTTTTAATGTTTTGGAATATTTGGGTGTTCTTAGACTTTGTTGTTTTTCCATAGTagtattgtttttctttctcaGTTCAATATATTCTTGTTTTCAGTATCTTATCaatcttttttcaacttttttttatgATATATGTGCAAGAGTGTTTATAGATAGTAGAAGAAGATTCAAAAGTGCACCttaggataaaagaaaaagaattgcgATCTTACATTTAACAAGCTTCTTTTATGCATCATATTTGTCATCTAAAACGACCAATAAAGTATCCATGATTTTAGATAAGGCACATCAATCTCCAAATCAAGTTTGTCTTACACATAATCATGTTTTTATTGTATAATGTAATTCTAAATCTCGCAAAATCCTATTATTTTGGAAGTTATCAACCAATTGAAGTTTGGTTTTCTTAGATATCTATATGTACCCTTCTCTACACCCCCACGCCTAAGGACACCAGCTCAACAGTTCATTTTCTCTTCAGTCCTCTTCTCTGTTTCTTGTTATGGATATTTCCTTTTGATAGTCTGCTGATCAATTCATGTTAGTAAAATGACTTCGTGTTAATAATGACTTTGTTTGCACGTCGCGAACATACCAATTGAAGAGATGCTCAAGTTTGGAGAGATAAAGCATCGTCTGAGCTTAGATTACTGGTTTTTTAAAGCATcgttgttttcttttttcctttttagtgtTTCGAAACTTTTGGTCTGGtgtgctcttttttttttcttctctttggcTTTGTTACCACTTATTCTTTTATATTGCACTGGTTTTCTTCTATGTATTCTTGTTTTCACTATCGTATCTGTCTTCTTCATTTTTTAAATGATAAGTAGATGGTAGAAGAAGACTTGAATATCTAAGATAACCACTAATAAAGTATATCACTAATAGTTTTAAGTTTTACTGTTTTCTCTTGGACTTGTTATTTTTCTGTAGTACTGTTTAAGTTTAGAGTATAGGAGCACACAGAAGAAAACAATCATCTCTTTAGTTTAAGTTTTACGGCTTTCGTGTTTTCTTTTTCTGATGTTTTGTTACAGTTGGGGTGCTCCTAGACTTGTTATTTTTCCATAGTAGTACTCTTTTTCTTTCTATTCAATATATAGTCTTTGTTTTCTGTAACAATTTTTTCTTTTGATAGCAAGAGTACGTAGTAATTTATAGATAGTAGAAGGTAGACTCAAAAGTGCACCTTAGCAAAAGGCAGTCTTGGCCCCAAAACTAGGGTGCTTGTCGGGCGGATCAGACGGATAATTACGCTTAACGGTTCGGCTTAACGGTTATCGAATTATAAATATAATAATCCGCTAGCCATCAAATAAGACAACGAGCGGATTGATATCGGATTAACAATTATCGGGCGGTTATCTGGCGGCttatcggctaaaccaaatagtattttttttgaataatcattcaatcaataccaaacagtttcaaatcaataccaaatttttaataccATTTAAGATCTAACCAAACAGTATTTTGAATTGAAGAATCTTCAGGACTATTCATACACGTATTAACCAAGTTCAGTAATCAATCAAACATTCATTCTTCACAAAACAAAAAAGGACATGCGTTCTTCCAGAAAAGCAGATTTTAAAAAAGGACATAAAACTAGACAATCCAATCAACTACTTTTAGTTCATTGCACTACAATATGATCACTAATCAATTCCACAAAACTTATCAATTATCCTCCTGTTCATCTAACAAAAGGTATTAGAACATATAATGGCCACCAGCTGTCCACACTTGCTAAGTTGCATGACAAAGAATTGTCCGAGAAAGGATCATCATTACTTCAACCCCCTCCGTGATAACCTTTCCTTTGAATTCCTCTTCCGTTTGTTCTGCGAGGGAAGAAGTCCAACTAATACAAGTCTTGACAGCTTTTCCATCTAATATGTAATGCATTCTTAAGTACCTATGGCACATAGAAATCGACACCAAGCGTGTTTGGTCAAACAAAGTGTAAATACATAGGGGTTTCAATAGtactttatttatatatataggagtaaaagtataaatataaaaattcttaacgggttaacggtttacccgataagaaaattgagtaatcagCCCCCAAACCGTTAAAGCCGTTAATTACAA
The nucleotide sequence above comes from Nicotiana tabacum cultivar K326 chromosome 12, ASM71507v2, whole genome shotgun sequence. Encoded proteins:
- the LOC142167420 gene encoding sugar transport protein 12-like — its product is MAGGNFIPGGGGDNPDEYPGKLTLYVAMTCIMAAMGGLIFGYDIGISGGVTSMDPFLKRFFMSVYQKEALNTSTNQYCKFDSQLLTLFTSSLYVAALFASIVASHVSKKRGRKVTMALGGLFFLIGAVLNAAAIHISMLILGRILLGIGVGFANQSVPIYLSEVAPYKYRGTFNVLFQMAITIGILIANLVNFGTSKMSGGWGWRVSLGGAAVPALVILVSSMFLSDSPSSLIDRGMKEEAEQLLKKIRGVDNVNAEFNDLVMASEASKKVERPWNNLLFVRKYRPQLVLSILIPSLQQLTGINVVMFYAPVLFQTLGFKSNASLMSAAITGGVNVGATFISVFCTDKFGRRILFFWGGIFMCIFQTAVAALIGAKFGTTGNAADLPLWFAALVVVCICVFVANFAYSWGPLGWLVPSEISPLEVRSAAQCVTVSMNMFFTFGVAQIFLKMLCGMKFGLFIFFAVFVLIMTVFVYLYVPETKNIPIEEMSQVWREHWYWNKFVDDAEPKPQGNGLKPAKEIV